One Candidatus Atelocyanobacterium thalassa isolate ALOHA genomic window, ATCTCATATGCCATGTCAATATCAATAAACTAAGAAAAAGTAATTCAATCTAATTAGATTAACGATATAGTACAATTTGATATAAGTTTATTGAACATCTTTTATTAATGCAGGTTTTATTCCAATTCAAATCCATTATTTGGTTAATTTCAAGTATATCTTTGAAACATTTCAAATATGATGTTAAACATTTCCTTACAAAAAAGCAATGGCAAAGTACGATTGTTTATTTATTAATATCCACAATGACTACTTTTATGCTTGCTTGGAACTGGAAATTAATTTGTGCAATCTTAATAGGTATCATTTTAATGATCTTTATACAGAAAGCTCAAAATAAAAGCTTTCAAAATATTGTATTAAATTGGTATAAATTTTTGAATAGCCCAAAGGGAAAACTTGCTTTAGCTGTTGTGAGCGGCTGTTTTGGAATAATGGGAAGCTACATAACTTTATCTGCATTACCTAATATTGGAAATTATTGGTTGGCAAGTGAACTAATTTTTCAAGACTTAGGAATTTTTATAATATTAATAATTCTTGTTCCGCAGTTATTTGATTTACTAGAAAAAAAGCAAAATATACAGTATAAGGAGTTAATATCCCAATTAAGTGAACTTAATCCTTTAAAGCGTTTAATTGCTGTTCAGGATGTATCTCAATTACTTGAAAAGAAACAATTAAATATAAACCAAGAAAAAGAAGTACTAGAATATTTCAAATTTATGTTGAATCAAGAACAAGAGATAGTAATTCGCCAAAATATTTTAAAAAATTTATTTTAAGGTATTTTTTGAAATTATTATTTTTTATTTGACCTATTATCTAAATTTGTTTAGCAAAATGGTTCAATTGCTTGAGATTAGTCAATGATAAGGTTTGTTGGATAGTATTTATCTCTATACAACCTTGATTTTGTAATTGTATTATGATGTTTTGACATTCTTCACGAGAGATGCCAGAAGCATCAGCTAAATCTTGGTTAGTAAATTGTAATATCTCTAATCCTTCTGATGTTAACTTGCCATAGGTTTCGGCAAATTTAATTAAAGCCTTAATTAATCTTATTTTTGGCTTTTGTTGGCGTAGTTGAAGACGGCGATATAAATAGCGATATCTTTTAACGCTTAGTTGTAGCATTTTGTGATGTACTTGAGGATCCTTAAATAGCATCTGTAAGAAGCGCTGAGCTGAAATACTTATTAAATGAACTTCAGACAAAGCGACGACATCTATACATTTAAGAGGTTCGTCAAGTATTTCCATTTCTCCCCAAAAATCACCTTTGCTGAGGATTTCTAAAGTTAGTTCTTGGCTAGAATCACGAGAACGTACTTTAACCCATCCAGAAATTATGAAGTAAATTGCCTTTCCACAATCATTCTCCTTGATAATTTCTTCATTTTGAGCATAGTGTTCTTCATCTGCTACGGATATTATCCACTCTATAGTTTCTGGACTTGCTACACTAAACAGAGGGAATAGCTCTACGATTACTTGAGTTTCCATTAAAGGTGCTTTAAGATGGCACTGAATAAAAGGTTAAAAGGTATTAATTGATTGATTTTATCTTTTTTCAATCTCCCATTCAATGATAAACCCCATAGATACTCTAAGTCTAGAGTTGTTAGAATGGTATAGAGAAGAAAATCTAACAAAAATTAGCAAACATACAGTTTTTAAAGAAATATTAACTAGATTTATTTTTAATATAAATGATTTAAAAGTATTATCTAACTAATAATATTAGAAGAAAACTATGGGAATGATATATTTTTTCATCTTTTTATATATGTAGGTGCTAGAATATCAGCTACTCAAA contains:
- a CDS encoding Crp/Fnr family transcriptional regulator; its protein translation is METQVIVELFPLFSVASPETIEWIISVADEEHYAQNEEIIKENDCGKAIYFIISGWVKVRSRDSSQELTLEILSKGDFWGEMEILDEPLKCIDVVALSEVHLISISAQRFLQMLFKDPQVHHKMLQLSVKRYRYLYRRLQLRQQKPKIRLIKALIKFAETYGKLTSEGLEILQFTNQDLADASGISREECQNIIIQLQNQGCIEINTIQQTLSLTNLKQLNHFAKQI